From the Actinomycetota bacterium genome, one window contains:
- a CDS encoding class I SAM-dependent methyltransferase: MGSVDRLLRRPSPDAFGEFVAAFPTLVDVLDARPGARVLVVACGQGASALDLARMFPQARVDGLDPDDGAIAAARREAARVGVDDRVRFEVADRPLLLSTSDYDVVICCPDGTVRSAVIGLVHEPQPLE; the protein is encoded by the coding sequence GTGGGATCGGTCGATCGCCTGCTGCGACGCCCCTCGCCGGATGCGTTCGGCGAGTTCGTCGCCGCGTTCCCCACATTGGTCGACGTGCTGGACGCGCGCCCGGGGGCACGGGTCCTGGTCGTCGCCTGCGGCCAGGGCGCGTCCGCGCTCGACCTCGCGCGCATGTTCCCGCAGGCACGCGTCGACGGGCTGGACCCCGACGACGGCGCGATCGCCGCGGCACGACGTGAGGCCGCGCGGGTCGGGGTCGATGACCGGGTCCGCTTCGAGGTTGCCGACCGGCCGCTCCTGCTCTCGACCAGCGACTACGACGTCGTCATCTGCTGCCCGGATGGGACCGTCCGCTCCGCGGTGATCGGCCTGGTCCACGAACCCCAGCCGCTCGAGTAG